Proteins encoded in a region of the Limanda limanda chromosome 17, fLimLim1.1, whole genome shotgun sequence genome:
- the nacc1a gene encoding nucleus accumbens associated 1, BEN and BTB (POZ) domain containing a isoform X1: MAQTLQMAIPNFGNNVLECLNEQRLQGLYCDVSVVVKGHAFKAHRAVLAASSSYFRDLFSSSSNGGGGSSNETSPAVVELPPAVQPQSFQQILSFCYTGRLSMTVGDQFLLMYTAGFLQIQQIMEKGTEFFLKVSSPSCDSQGLHAEEAPPSEPQSPVTQTSNSAGRPASCLTPLPLVSRVKTEQPASQPEAATPYSVVCTPVAKRLWEGGSSRDGAGVGSGGGGGARKAARYSQEALRGSAIQSPAALGLAMGMGATATSLAGMVTSGGLSGCTSTNGSSAAGLGMSEGASPGTLSTYTSDSPISYHDDEEEEEGTDECAEEQYRQICNMYTMYSMLNMGAAAAGERVDALPDHTETRGRMRGRDLTCLPAELIAQIGNRCHPKLYEEGDPAEKLELVSGTSVYISRAQLMNCHVSAGTRHKVLLRRLLAAFFDRNTLANSCGTGIRSSTNDPSRKPLDNRVLHAVKFYCQNFATSFKESEMNAIAADMCTNARRVVRKSWIPKLKLLMAESDAYSAFLPDHVKTEEDTLGVDQAFDPSSLEATDRAGMESGESLQGVGGDGGPLF; encoded by the exons ATGGCCCAGACCCTCCAGATGGCGATCCCAAACTTTGGCAACAATGTTTTAGAGTGTCTGAATGAGCAGCGGCTGCAGGGCCTCTACTGTGACGTGTCCGTGGTGGTCAAGGGCCACGCCTTCAAG GCTCATCGGGCTGTCCTGGCTGCCAGCAGTTCTTATTTCCGGGaccttttcagcagcagcagcaatggtGGAGGTGGCAGCAGCAATGAGACCAGCCCCGCTGTAGTGGAGCTCCCGCCGGCCGTGCAGCCCCAGAGCTTCCAGCAGATTTTGTCTTTCTGCTACACAGGCCGTCTCAGCATGACTGTGGGGGACCAGTTTCTCCTCATGTATACAGCCGGCTTCCTGCAGATCCAACAGATCATGGAAAAGGGCACGGAATTCTTTCTCAAG GTCTCCTCCCCCAGCTGTGACTCCCAGGGCCTTCATGCAGAGGAGGCCCCACCTTCTGAGCCCCAGAGTCCTGTAACACAGACCAGTAACAGCGCCGGGCGGCCTGCCTCCTGCCTCACGCCGCTCCCTCTGGTATCACGAGTGAAGACAGAGCAACCGGCTAGCCAGCCGGAAGCAGCCACACCCTATTCGGTGGTCTGCACCCCTGTAGCCAAGCGGTTGTGGGAGGGTGGCAGCAGCCGGGATGGAGCTGGGGTAGGCtcaggaggagggggtggggccAGGAAGGCAGCCCGTTATTCCCAGGAGGCGTTGCGTGGCAGTGCCATCCAAAGCCCTGCAGCCCTCGGACTGGCCATGGGAATGGGAGCCACCGCAACCAGTCTGGCAGGCATGGTGACCAGTGGCGGGCTTAGCGGCTGTACCAGCACCAACGGGAGCTCTGCAGCAGGACTCGGCATGTCAGAGGGCGCCAGCCCCGGCACCCTGAGTACCTACACCAGTGACTCACCCATCAGCTACCAtgatgacgaagaggaggaggaggggacagATGAATGTGCTGAAGAGCAGTACAGGCAAATCTGCAACATGTATACCATGTACAGCATGCTCAACATGGGCGCTGCAG CAGCTGGCGAGCGTGTTGACGCTTTACCAgaccacacagagacacgggGTCGGATGCGAGGCCGAGATCTCACTTGTCTCCCTGCAGAACTCATCGCTCAGATAGGCAACCGCTGTCACCCCAAACTGTACGAGGAAGGAGACCCCGCTGAGAAGCTGGAGTTAGTCTCCG GTACTTCTGTGTATATATCGCGAGCCCAGCTAATGAACTGTCATGTGAGTGCTGGGACCAGACACAAAgtgctgctgaggaggctgctggCCGCCTTCTTTGACAG GAATACTCTGGCCAATAGCTGTGGAACAGGCATCCGCTCGTCCACCAATGACCCGAGCCGCAAGCCCCTGGACAACAGAGTGCTGCACGCTGTCAAAT TTTATTGCCAGAACTTTGCCACCAGCTTCAAAGAGAGTGAGATGAATGCCATTGCAGCCGACATGTGCACAAACGCCCGGCGTGTGGTCCGCAAGAGCTGGATCCCCaagctgaagctgctgatggCCGAGAGCGACGCCTACTCCGCTTTCCTCCCCGACCATGTCAAGACGGAGGAAGACACCCTGGGAGTGGATCAAGCATTTGACCCCTCCTCCCTGGAGGCGACCGACCGTGCTGGCATGGAGTCAGGTGAATCACTACaaggtgtggggggggacggAGGACCTTTGTTTTGA
- the nacc1a gene encoding nucleus accumbens associated 1, BEN and BTB (POZ) domain containing a isoform X2: MAQTLQMAIPNFGNNVLECLNEQRLQGLYCDVSVVVKGHAFKAHRAVLAASSSYFRDLFSSSSNGGGGSSNETSPAVVELPPAVQPQSFQQILSFCYTGRLSMTVGDQFLLMYTAGFLQIQQIMEKGTEFFLKVSSPSCDSQGLHAEEAPPSEPQSPVTQTSNSAGRPASCLTPLPLVSRVKTEQPASQPEAATPYSVVCTPVAKRLWEGGSSRDGAGVGSGGGGGARKAARYSQEALRGSAIQSPAALGLAMGMGATATSLAGMVTSGGLSGCTSTNGSSAAGLGMSEGASPGTLSTYTSDSPISYHDDEEEEEGTDECAEEQYRQICNMYTMYSMLNMGAAAGERVDALPDHTETRGRMRGRDLTCLPAELIAQIGNRCHPKLYEEGDPAEKLELVSGTSVYISRAQLMNCHVSAGTRHKVLLRRLLAAFFDRNTLANSCGTGIRSSTNDPSRKPLDNRVLHAVKFYCQNFATSFKESEMNAIAADMCTNARRVVRKSWIPKLKLLMAESDAYSAFLPDHVKTEEDTLGVDQAFDPSSLEATDRAGMESGESLQGVGGDGGPLF; encoded by the exons ATGGCCCAGACCCTCCAGATGGCGATCCCAAACTTTGGCAACAATGTTTTAGAGTGTCTGAATGAGCAGCGGCTGCAGGGCCTCTACTGTGACGTGTCCGTGGTGGTCAAGGGCCACGCCTTCAAG GCTCATCGGGCTGTCCTGGCTGCCAGCAGTTCTTATTTCCGGGaccttttcagcagcagcagcaatggtGGAGGTGGCAGCAGCAATGAGACCAGCCCCGCTGTAGTGGAGCTCCCGCCGGCCGTGCAGCCCCAGAGCTTCCAGCAGATTTTGTCTTTCTGCTACACAGGCCGTCTCAGCATGACTGTGGGGGACCAGTTTCTCCTCATGTATACAGCCGGCTTCCTGCAGATCCAACAGATCATGGAAAAGGGCACGGAATTCTTTCTCAAG GTCTCCTCCCCCAGCTGTGACTCCCAGGGCCTTCATGCAGAGGAGGCCCCACCTTCTGAGCCCCAGAGTCCTGTAACACAGACCAGTAACAGCGCCGGGCGGCCTGCCTCCTGCCTCACGCCGCTCCCTCTGGTATCACGAGTGAAGACAGAGCAACCGGCTAGCCAGCCGGAAGCAGCCACACCCTATTCGGTGGTCTGCACCCCTGTAGCCAAGCGGTTGTGGGAGGGTGGCAGCAGCCGGGATGGAGCTGGGGTAGGCtcaggaggagggggtggggccAGGAAGGCAGCCCGTTATTCCCAGGAGGCGTTGCGTGGCAGTGCCATCCAAAGCCCTGCAGCCCTCGGACTGGCCATGGGAATGGGAGCCACCGCAACCAGTCTGGCAGGCATGGTGACCAGTGGCGGGCTTAGCGGCTGTACCAGCACCAACGGGAGCTCTGCAGCAGGACTCGGCATGTCAGAGGGCGCCAGCCCCGGCACCCTGAGTACCTACACCAGTGACTCACCCATCAGCTACCAtgatgacgaagaggaggaggaggggacagATGAATGTGCTGAAGAGCAGTACAGGCAAATCTGCAACATGTATACCATGTACAGCATGCTCAACATGGGCGCTGCAG CTGGCGAGCGTGTTGACGCTTTACCAgaccacacagagacacgggGTCGGATGCGAGGCCGAGATCTCACTTGTCTCCCTGCAGAACTCATCGCTCAGATAGGCAACCGCTGTCACCCCAAACTGTACGAGGAAGGAGACCCCGCTGAGAAGCTGGAGTTAGTCTCCG GTACTTCTGTGTATATATCGCGAGCCCAGCTAATGAACTGTCATGTGAGTGCTGGGACCAGACACAAAgtgctgctgaggaggctgctggCCGCCTTCTTTGACAG GAATACTCTGGCCAATAGCTGTGGAACAGGCATCCGCTCGTCCACCAATGACCCGAGCCGCAAGCCCCTGGACAACAGAGTGCTGCACGCTGTCAAAT TTTATTGCCAGAACTTTGCCACCAGCTTCAAAGAGAGTGAGATGAATGCCATTGCAGCCGACATGTGCACAAACGCCCGGCGTGTGGTCCGCAAGAGCTGGATCCCCaagctgaagctgctgatggCCGAGAGCGACGCCTACTCCGCTTTCCTCCCCGACCATGTCAAGACGGAGGAAGACACCCTGGGAGTGGATCAAGCATTTGACCCCTCCTCCCTGGAGGCGACCGACCGTGCTGGCATGGAGTCAGGTGAATCACTACaaggtgtggggggggacggAGGACCTTTGTTTTGA
- the LOC133023687 gene encoding LOW QUALITY PROTEIN: G-protein coupled receptor family C group 6 member A-like (The sequence of the model RefSeq protein was modified relative to this genomic sequence to represent the inferred CDS: inserted 4 bases in 2 codons) codes for MVTHTCMQVDVPSSFDPPSFLRSLATIHEIENINVAGFLPGVPLGYLMCDTYSYASKALQNVVHRLVVNGSLTAACNYTDFRPGIKRISGALFSEESTAVARLLNVYVVPLLSSTSASPELSDKLRYPGFIHTIPSDIHQTKALAKLINHWNWXDDDYGKAAFESFLSDAGAINVCLAYQEVVPHYLDHENNEQRIQQVAQQIRSSKTQVVLLILKAELVELLFKEMIRTSTTRSWIASKSESFDNYLRNLSGIIWMIFDSPDIDDALPSQQSMEKIFQCTEGETYIGSGIMLSFIGLLVFVCFLLAFKGRRVLQENSGTGFIVFSMLRHLFXVCFVPVYITRNEEGTIVQASAILVSSYGIIFCHFLPKCYEALRGSNSDPQPIRLRNNTTRGNYKKGPFQCA; via the exons ATGGTTACACATACCTGCATGCAGGTGGATGTTCCTTCCAG CTTCGACCCGCCATCGTTTCTTAGATCCTTGGCTACAATTCATGAAATTGAGAATATAAATGTAGCTGGTTTCCTCCCAGGAGTTCCTCTTGGATATTTGATGTGTGACACATACTCATATGCGAGCAAGGCCCTGCAGAATGTCGTGCACAGGCTTGTAGTCAACGGCTCTCTAACTGCAGCATGCAACTACACTGACTTCAGGCCTGGAATCAAGAGGATTTCCGGGGCCCTGTTCTCTGAGGAGTCCACTGCTGTGGCCAGACTGCTAAATGTGTATGTGGTCCCTCTT CTGAGCAGCACATCAGCTTCACCAGAGCTGAGTGACAAGCTCCGCTACCCTGGTTTTATTCATACCATTCCCAGTGATATTCACCAGACCAAAGCACTGGCCAAACTTATTAATCACTGGAACTG AGACGATGATTACGGCAAGGCAGCTTTTGAAAGCTTCCTCAGTGATGCTGGTGCAATTAATGTGTGCTTGGCCTACCAGGAGGTGGTGCCACATTACCTCGATCATGAGAACAATGAGCAACGCATCCAGCAGGTGGCTCAGCAGATCCGTTCCTCCAAAACTCAGGTGGTTCTGCTCATCCTCAAGGCGGAGCTGGTGGAGTTGCTCTTTAAGGAAATGATCAGGACCAGCACAACAAGGTCCTGGATAGCCA GCAAGAGTGAATCATTTGATAATTATCTGAGGAATCTTTCA GGTATCATCTGGATGATCTTTGATTCTCCCGACATTGATGACGCACTTCCATCCCAGCAAAGCATGGAGAAGATATTCCAGTGCACTGAAGGTGAGACATACATAGGTTCTGGTATTATGTTGAGCTTCATAGGTCTACTGGTATTTGTTTGCTTCCTCTTGGCCTTCAAAGGCAGGAGGGTTCTTCAGGAGAACAGTGGAACAGGCTTCATCGTTTTCAGCATGCTAAggcatttgtt tgtgtgttttgtcccaGTCTATATTACCAGGAACGAAGAGGGCACTATTGTTCAGGCGTCAGCCATTCTAGTATCCAGCTATGGAATTATCTTCTGCCATTTTCTCCCCAAGTGCTATGAAGCATTAAGGGGGTCAAACTCTGACCCCCAACCAATCAGGCTTAGAAATAACACGACAAGGGGAA ATTATAAAAAGGGCCCTTTCCAGTGTGCTTGA
- the LOC133022767 gene encoding glutathione S-transferase theta-1-like has protein sequence MATAGPVAVYLDLLSQPCRALHIFLNCVRIPHRVHTVALRKGEHRTEDFTKLNPMQKVPVMVDNGFVLTESDAILKYLSNKYDVPEHWYPRQPQRRARVDEYTAWHHTYTRPHAAKVFILECLLPLQSGSPVDKVHLSRALSQLDDTLEKLESMYLRRQPFLCGDDISVADLLAVCELMQPMGGGRDVLHDRPQLQMWRSRVQTAVGDAFDKAHAVLYGVRDRQKAKL, from the exons ATGGCGACAGCTGGGCCGGTGGCGGTGTATCTGGACCTGCTGTCGCAGCCCTGCCGGGCGCTGCACATCTTCCTCAACTGCGTTCGAATCCCGCACAGAGTCCACACGGTGGCTCTGAGGAAAG GGGAGCATAGGACTGAAGACTTCACTAAATTGAATCCCATGCAGAAGGTTCCTGTCATGGTTGATAATGGCTTTGTCCTCACTGagag tgatgCCATCCTGAAGTACCTGTCCAACAAGTATGATGTCCCAGAGCACTGGTATCCACGACAACCACAGAGACGAGCCAGAGTGGACGAATACACAGCCTGGCATCATACCTACACACGACCACATGCTGCTAAAGTCTTCATTCTGGAG TGTCTGCTCCCATTGCAGTCGGGCTCTCCGGTGGACAAGGTGCATCTGAGTCGTGCTCTGTCTCAGCTCGATGACACGCTGGAGAAGCTGGAGTCCATGTACCTCCGCAGGCAGCCTTTCCTCTGTGGTGACGACATCTCCGTGGCTGATCTTCTCGCCGTTTGCGAGCTCATGCAG CCTATGGGGGGTGGCAGGGACGTCCTGCACGATCGTCCTCAGCTGCAGATGTGGAGGAGCAGAGTTCAGACGGCTGTCGGTGACGCCTTCGACAAAGCTCACGCCGTTCTGTACGGCGTCAGAGACCGCCAAAAGGCCAAGCTATGA
- the LOC133023688 gene encoding interferon-induced protein 44-like produces MGSIWSLFAPSLLQQPWREVSEKDKRNLEFVKSYQPENKQVKHLRILLHGPVGAGKSSFINSVNTVLRGRPAGGAETDAISGSSYTSKTFKFHKSPGAKYSFVFNDIMGLEKDFDGGINVNDVKLALRGHVKEGYKFNTGQELREGDDGYNSFPTLEDKVHVLVCVVPADAVSRLSDQIVKKIRNIRLAASELGIPHLAILTRVDEACPEVKKDTSNIYKSKYLKEKVDRFHQMLGLPLNCIFLLKNYSHEIESNDKMNAAILCALKQMVTYGEDYLNDL; encoded by the exons ATGGGATCAA TTTGGTCCTTATTCGCTCCTTCACTACTCCAGCAGCCATGGAGGGAGGTGTCAGA GAAGGACAAGAGAAATCTTGAGTTTGTGAAATCTTACCagcctgaaaacaaacaggtcaaacatctcaggattcTGCTTCATGGACCAGTTGGTGCTGGAAAGTCGAGCTTCATCAACTCTGTCAACACTGTTTTAAGAGGCAgacctgctggtggagctgagACAGATGCAATCTCTGGGAGCAGCTACACCTCAAAG ACCTTCAAATTTCACAAAAGTCCAGGGGCCAAATACTCTTTTGTTTTCAATGACATCATGGGCCTTGAGAAAGATTTTGACGGTGGAATCAATGTGAATGACGTCAAACTGGCCCTGAGAGGACACGTGAAAGAAGGTTACAAG TTCAACACTGGTCAAGAACTGAGGGAGGGTGATGATGGCTACAACTCCTTTCCCACTTTGGAAGACAAAGTTCATGTTCTGGTGTGTGTTGTTCCTGCGGACGCAGTGTCTAGGTTAAGTGATCAGATTGTGAAGAAGATTAGAAACATCAGACTTGCAGCCAGTGAACTGG GAATTCCCCATCTGGCTATTCTCACCAGAGTTGATGAAGCCTGTCCAGAGGTTAAAAAGGACACAAGCAATATCTATAAGAGCAAGTACCTGAAGGAAAAG GTTGACAGATTCCACCAGATGCTGGGCCTTCCACTGAACTGCATCTTCCTTCTGAAGAACTACAGTCATGAAATTGAGTCAAATGACAAAATGAACGCTGCAATACTTTGCGCACTGAAACAGATGGTTACGTATGGAGAAGACTACCTCAACGACCTGTAA
- the LOC133023689 gene encoding glutathione S-transferase theta-1-like: VPVMVDNGFVLTESDAILKYLSNKYDVAEHWYPRQPERRARVDKYTAWHNTYTRPHAAKVFILECLLPLQSGSPVDKVHLSRALSQLDDTLEKLESMYLRRQPFLCGDDISVADLLAVCELMQPMGGGRDVLHDRPQLQMWRSRVQTAVGDAFDKAHAVLYGVRDRQKAKL, translated from the exons GTTCCTGTCATGGTTGATAATGGCTTTGTCCTCACtgagag tgatgCCATCCTGAAGTACCTGTCTAACAAGTATGATGTCGCAGAGCACTGGTATCCACGACAACCAGAGAGACGAGCCAGAGTGGACAAATACACAGCCTGGCATAATACCTACACACGACCACATGCTGCTAAAGTCTTCATTCTGGAG TGTCTGCTCCCATTGCAGTCGGGCTCTCCGGTGGACAAGGTGCATCTGAGTCGTGCTCTGTCTCAGCTCGATGACACGCTGGAGAAGCTGGAGTCCATGTACCTCCGCAGGCAGCCTTTCCTCTGTGGTGACGACATCTCCGTGGCTGATCTGCTCGCCGTTTGCGAGCTCATGCAG CCTATGGGGGGTGGCAGGGACGTCCTGCACGATCGTCCTCAGCTGCAGATGTGGAGGAGCAGAGTTCAGACGGCTGTCGGTGACGCCTTCGACAAAGCTCACGCCGTTCTGTACGGCGTCAGAGACCGCCAAAAGGCCAAGCTATGA
- the LOC133023319 gene encoding interferon-induced protein 44-like: protein MGLEQDFDSGISVNDLKLALRGHVKEGYKFTSGQELKEGDDGYNSDPTLEDKVHVLVCVVPADAVSRLSDQMVKKIRNVRLAASELGIPQLAIITKVDDDCPAVKKDTSNIYKSKYLKEKVDRFHQQLGLPLNCIFLVKNYSDETESNDKINAAILCALKQMVMYGEDFLNDL from the exons ATGGGCCTTGAGCAAGATTTTGACAGTGGAATCAGTGTGAATGACCTCAAACTGGCCCTGAGAGGACACGTGAAAGAAGGTTACAAG TTCACCTCTGGTCAAGAACTGAAGGAGGGTGATGATGGCTACAACTCCGATCCCACTTTGGAAGACAAAGTTCATGTTCTGGTGTGTGTTGTTCCTGCGGACGCAGTGTCTAGGCTAAGTGATCAGATGGTGAAGAAGATTAGAAACGTCAGACTGGCAGCCAGTGAACTGG GAATTCCCCAACTTGCAATTATCACCAAAGTTGATGACGACTGTCCCGCGGTTAAAAAGGACACAAGCAATATCTATAAGAGCAAGTACCTGAAGGAAAAG GTTGACAGATTCCACCAGCAGCTGGGCCTTCCACTGAACTGCATCTTCCTTGTGAAGAACTACAGTGATGAAACTGAGTCAAATGACAAAATTAACGCTGCAATACTTTGCGCACTGAAACAGATGGTTATGTATGGAGAAGACTTCCTCAATGACCTGTAA